A window of Pseudochaenichthys georgianus chromosome 11, fPseGeo1.2, whole genome shotgun sequence genomic DNA:
ACAGACAGTGTTGGGTTGAGGTCAGGGCACAGGAGACTGAAACTGGACTCCTGCAGCTCCTAGTCGGAGGGATGCTCCGGGCACGAGCGATTCACCTCAAACCACTCGTCTatacacctgaaacacaaacggGAGAGGTTTGTGTCTTGTGTGATCAAAATAAGTGAAAAAAGACATACTAGGCCTGACAAGATAACAGATTATATTGTGATATATGTTGTGTATTTCTACCCAGAATTGGAATTAATTTGATTTGTCATTTAATATACATTCTTTCAAAGAGCAATTTACTTTTGATTTTTAAGAATAttccaacattttttttaaatatcctaGTGAATAAATAATCTgccaaatgttaaattattacttgagataaataaataaacgttTTACTTATATTCAAGTCGTTTTGGTCCTCAAGACACATGCTGGTGCATATTTTCAGTTATTATATTAATTGAACTACAACCTTTTCTTGAAACAATGTTTCTCTTTCCACCTGTATTTTATCTTTggtattttttaattaaaagatGTATGTCAGTGCCTTGCACAAAAGTAAAAAATAGCTCCAACAGAGTGCATTCTTGCTTAactaatagtttaatatttttgGAAATACGCttgtttttctccaaaagaCTCATACCACGTGTAGGAGTCGAAAATGCTTAGTTAGcctctgtttattgttttttggTATCATTTGGTAGCACACATTCGTAATTGGTCACTTCCGGCAATAGTAACATGGGAGTGGTTTATTGTATTTAGAACACCTGTTGTCAGGGTTTGTAGAAAAGGCAAAGAGGATGGGCTAGGTTCAGACATATTCTGTTGACCGTTGGTCCtgttttagttattgttttttttccattatGAAACATCGCTAAACTATAACTTCAGTACAGACTTTATACTTCAAAATCAAAGTGATGAGCCTAACTCCAAGCGACTATTCAGTGGGAGATTAGTCACCTCACCACTCTCATGTTTGTATGCTATCAATGAAGCTCTGGTAGTCATGATTTGTTTTACAGTTGGTGCATTTGTCAACCTATTCCCAACCACAATCTGCTTATttatgcgcgtgtgtgtgtgtgtgtgtgtgtgtgtgtgtgtgtgtgtgtgtgtgtgtgtgtgtgtgtgtgtgtgtgtgtgtgtgtgtgtgtgtgtgtgtgtgtgtgtgtgtgtgtgtgtgtgtgtgtgtgtgagctaccTTTTATGGTAGATGCAGAGGCAGGGCAGCCTGGCGATGGTTTCTCCCAGCTCCATCTCGTCTAAACAGATGGCACATTCCCCAGAGTCTCTGGACAGGATGTCCTCTGAGCAAGACAATACGGACAGACTGAGCAAACTGAGAAAAAGAGCTTCCTCGCACACCAAATCACGCATCAGATGTTTCAGTAACATAATCTTGCACAACCATCTGTTTAACCTTTGGTACCAGAATGTCTGTCTGTGCCCAcatgaaaactggtatcactgTCAGTGTTGTGGTGATTAAATATGCAGTCACTAGTGGGAATAGATTGTAATATTTAGAACGTAGTTTCACTTTTTATTATACTTTTCTCTTATGGTATATTTGGTGTGTTCAATATACTCTGGTGTCACATGTTTGCGTGCATATTTAGCTATGACCGGCCTTAGTGTCAACACCTGAAGCAAAGGAGTGACTGTTTTTAGCTTCTTCATGCAAACATGTTAAAAATGACTCAGGAGAGGTAAGGTAGACTTTAAAAAACACTTCTGTATGCCTGTGGTAAGCTAGGAAACATTGTGCAGTCTGTGAGCGGCATGTACTGCATTTATCAGTAACATGCATGTTGCAGTGGGTGTGTGCAAGTCTCTGCACATGCAACAACACTTGGAAATGTGGAGACATCTATTCTTGTTTGTATAAATGCACCACTGTGAAGCCTGAAATGTCTCTACttgcagagagtgtgtgtgtggtgactgACTTGTGAATGTATGCAGACAAGATGTGTGCCTTTCCTGTGTGTGCACATGAAAGTGTGTGAGCACACTGACGGGGTGTGTCAATATACAGCTGCATATTTGCTTGCTGCACTCTCTAACATCTTGCAGGTGCAATTTTGTGGGAGATgtgttgtttttacatttttacaagTTTACCTACACACTTTTATTTCAAGACTTTGTCAATTACTATTTCTTCATGAtccagtaaaataaataataagacatAGCATTGTATTTGGAGAAGGGAAGCAAATGGCAGTGCAGCAGAGTAGATAAATACGCTTTTTATGGAAGCAAGTGATTAATTCAGGAACTTGTAGCTCTACTCTATGCAGCCTTATACAGTACTTTTACTTCATTGCATTACAGAGGTACATACCGTCCTTTCTCCttcaatacatttatttgacagctaTAGTTAATAGTTACATTGTAAAGTTAATATTTTACGTTAACAAGACTATCCCACCATGCCCACTAACTTGTTGCATGTCAACCCGTCTACCTTCAACTATACTATACAGTTGAAGTAAAATAGtttacatttctttttaaaacaTCAGATAATTCTATAAAAAATGTTGTATTGTAATTGGCTGAACTACCCAACAGAAAATAAAGTAGTTAGAGGTCCATGTCAACCACTTGAACCATTTTAATCCAACTCCCAAagtaatgtgttaaaatatgtaaaaataaatattaagataaaataagatcaTCAGTGGTTCCTGAAGTGGGGGATTTAAAGATAAATACAAGGGGTCACAAGAAGAGAAAACAAACATATCTATTATTTAAATGCATGTTGACTTTTCCACCATTTTTTTTGTTGGTTTCCCTGCAAAATACTGTATATCGAGGGTATTTTCAGCGCATTGTTAatcttttaaataaaataatatatggaGGAAAAAGACTCGGGACTTTTGCTTTCAGCTTAAGTTGACCTGGAATTGTTTTAACTCTGAAAAAGGCAATTAGCCTCCATCAGAAGTACTTGCATGAGTTGAAATTGAGTATATTAACATTGTAGTACTGCAACTTCAACTTAAGTAAAGGATCATAATAATGGACATCTATAGTCCTGGTGTCATTCTTTACCACTCTGACTGTTCACTTGCATGTGTTCTTTTGCATGTctatttttattaaataatatatgcACATAATTAGCTGTGCCAACACCAGCTCCTTCCACTTTACGACTCCCCCATGCCCTCTTGCACTTTCCCACTTAGTTCCTTACTGTTGTAGGTGAGCCGTGTTTTGCTGAAACACATGAGCAGGTGTTTCTCTATTTCATCCGACGCCATAAACTTGGAGCAAACAGGACAGTGGAATCCTGTGGAGGAAAACACAAAGACAAGACCATGAGAACCCAGATGTCTCCGATACGTTTTTATTGATATGTAAACAACAGAGAGAGAGCGTGGGACAGTTGTGGATAGGATTGATCTTACGCAGACCTGCATGACCTCATACCTCCAGGCACTAAATATCTAACCGTCTGCTTTAAGTAATCGGTTACAATCTGCTTACCTAATCATAAAATCATCCTGTTTATAAACTAAGTGCAAACATTTCCTGGAGAGAGGTCTTAATATTCAAATGAACAATCTATTCATAATTGAACCCACATACACAAAGCTGTATAGGCCAGGAGCTGCTTGACCTGAGATAAACTAGCCTCCTATTTGCCATTGTATCCCGTCAGTCAAGATAGGGGACAACAAATGTGTTATCTCGTTGCCTGATGTGAACCTCATGTAGTTTGAGTCATTTGTTTTCGGACACAATGACAGGCCTGCAGGGTCTCAATCACAAGACTCTGAGGAGCAAAGGTTACTGATGATCTTATTAATGATTATACTTCCTCATTAGGGAAATTACCTGTGGCCAGTGATCAAAAGGAAGGGGAGTATTCAGATGTAGATTTATTGACCACGTTATGAAACACAAGGAAACTGGAGCATTTACGAGAACTGATTTAAGGATTCAGTAAACACTGGTGAGATATTTAGTTAAGAAGTGTTTGTTGATAACAAATGATATGGATGCTGGAGTGCTGTAACCGTATTAGTCTTATTTTGTGTTGTGGTCTGGTCTAGAGACACAACACCAGTTGAGAAACAGCTAGACTTGCAGATTCAGGaagtctggggggggggggggggtgtgtgtgtgtgtgtgtgtgtgtcaggcaaTGTGTAACCAGCAGGAAGCTCTTATCTGCTGACCTACATAATGCACTCTTCCTTCTCAGTGAAAAACAGGCCAGTTTTTGCTAGACAGAGAATAGAGTAACGTACAGTACAGCTGAACCACCTGTGGCTTGAGGTGCTAAACAAAGGGCTCAGTCATCAGACTGCTATTACCATATGCCTGGTATCATATGTCAAATGGAAAAATACTAAGTGATTTTGACAGCAATTGTGAtggatatatatattattatgacATCTTGTCACAAAAATGTATGATATCCTACATGAACTTACATGTTGACTCTGAACTAATACTGAGTGCCATGAAATGAAAAATGACAGTTAAGCAACATGTGTGGAAAAAAATGGCCGTTGGGGAAGATAAGAACAAAGTGTACAAAAGAGAACAGATATCCTTGCTCTTCTCTTTTTCTGTATACCACATTCATCTGAGGGTCTGTGGGTTTTGGACTGTCAACacaagacatttaaagacatcaTCATGACCTTTGAGAAAATGGCATGGCCTTTTTCGCAATATTTTCAGTCatatttgttctttttttgtaGTGCTTTTTTCAGACTTCTTTTCAATAAACTTTTAGGCACATCTTTGGTAAACAAAAATATCAAACTGATTCGTCTGCACGACTCTTTGTGGAGTTTTGATCTCAGCAGATTATATCAACTAATCGATAGTCCCAGAATAATACTAATTTCTAGTCGATATTCGGTCCAATCTTACCTCCCAGCAGGCGAGGGGACAGGTGAGCCGGTAGAGAGCCGACCAGCAACCTGTGGCCCTCCGGAGACAGCTCGCCTTCCTCGTCACCATCCGGGCCATCGAGGCTCTGATTGAGAACATGCGAGCCTGACCTGCCACTGGTCGGAATACTGAGTCCGGAGCTGGTTGGCCCTGTGTATCGGATCCGAGGGCCATCTGGTCCATTAGTGTACCTAAACCCAGCGATTCTGCCTCCTCCGCTGGAGTTTCCAGATGGGAGATCAGAGCTGGAATAAGCCCGAGTTCTGCCATCAAATACCGGGTTGCTCTGTTTGGCACCCATGCTTTGTCAGTCTCACCTCCTCAGGTTGTGTGTGCGATTTAAAGTGTTTAGCCACGAGACATGGTGACTTCTGAAAGACTGACAGCAACAAAGGAAATAAAGCCGAGTATGTGCACAACAACAAAGGCGAGGTGATCCAACATGTTAAAGTTTCACGTTGAGCCTTGTGCGTAAAATGCGCAATCACTTACGCATAACTTAATTTCCAAAtggttgtttttctttcttagCAGAGCCCTTCCCTTTTTTTGTCTCTCCCAACAATGGAAAAAATGTCTTCAGATAAAAGCCTTCAGTTGCTCTACTTCAGACGAGCGCATCAGAGCAAGTGCCCCACAGTTCGTCTGGTTCAAGTTTGTTTTTGTGCTCAACTGTGGCCGTctgaaaagaaaaataaaagcaGGGATTGCCCTCCTCCCCCAGTGAAGCAGCTCCGTCAAACTACACGCAGTTAACCGGGACATTATACACTCGCCTTCAAAGTAAAAGCAGTGAACACACCACTTGTGCAAAACATGTGTTTACAAACTGTAAAAGTAAATGTTAGTGAAATAAATTCCATGTTTTTAAAATATCATACATCAAATAATACATCAGTGTATTATTTAAAACCATAAACTACTTCCTACTAGTTTCTCAAACAAAAGGAATACTGCGCTCACTGAGGAAATGGTCTCTTTTAATTCCCCTTTTACGAGTCTTTAACACTCAAATAAATTGTCACAAAGGAGTTTAAATATTCTGTTTTCCTGTTGCCCCTTTGTGCTCTGACTGAATGTGActgaaatttaaaaaaaaataactaGAGACTTTTGAGGGTTGTCTGATTATTCTCACAAAAAGTGAAAAAATTAACAAACTATAACATGAATTGCACAAGGACTTCTTCCACTATTAGAGATGTGTAAAATATTGTTGCATATGATGTGTGTCTTTTAAAAGTCCTCTGCAGATATAGATACACATCTTCAATAGGCTACAGTTTGGTAGTCCAGTATTTTGCTTTTGTAAGTAGTTCAGAAAAAGCCACCACCTTTTTAGCAGATACAATGTGTGCTTTTACTTTGAAGGCCTTCCTGTAGCTTCCTGTCTGCAAACCCGTCTCCAATTTGACGCAGCCCTGACGGTGAGCGTCAGGTGGCGCGTGACGTCAATCCCAGCAACACCAGAGCAGAGCAGCAGGTCACCAGCCCACTGTGATACCAAAAGCCCTACATGTTTGGCGCTTTGTCTTCCATTAACTTGTGTAAATAAAGAAACATGCTCGAGGAACACTCTGTTCACACGGTTTATTGAACAATTCCACATACATCGGAGGACAAACAAAATATGCACTGCGTGGtaacacattcaaataaaaaaggaCAACATTTACAAGCCAAAGAAAACAGGCTAAAGATGAATCTCTGAAAACAGTCTTGCATGTGTGCTTGAAAGGCGAGGAAGCGTTGCGCTGGATGTGACAGACAACACACTGAGATAAGAGATAACAGGGCAGGCAGAAGGTGGCAGGCAACACATattatctcccccccccccccccatgtgaTATCATTTAGGGAATTAGGTGTGCACTTTATGCTTTAAGAGAAAACCTTGTAAAAGGAGCCGataaattcaaaaacaacacacGCCAAAACAAAATTGTGGCTAGATTTGGGAAGTCATTATAACTGTGCTAAGAAAGAAGGGCACACTGTGAACAAGCAGGAAGACTACAGGACATAAGGGTGTCATGTGACAATGAGCCCGGGGAAGGGCTTAAGCTGCAGCATGGGCCTTTGTTGTGATGGTCATATGATAGTAACATTGATTAAAAACGTCCTCATTACGTGACTGTTTGAGGTGCACTGCCTTTGAAACATTAAGAAACCTCAAGAAATGATCCATGCTACTGTAAAGCCGCACACTTTGATTTCCACATGGTGTAAAAATGCTTTTTTTACGGTAATCTATGCGACAATTTTAACCATGTATTTAAAACTAGTTTTAGAGCTGCCCCATCTGAATCTACATCACAGCTATACATCCCTAAGTTCACTGAAAAAAAGGAAACGTTgccttaaatgtattatgtcaacgcAGTTATGTGAGATCTGTTGACATAACACATTTAAtttaagtcaacttttc
This region includes:
- the LOC117455311 gene encoding E3 ubiquitin-protein ligase znrf2-like, translated to MGAKQSNPVFDGRTRAYSSSDLPSGNSSGGGRIAGFRYTNGPDGPRIRYTGPTSSGLSIPTSGRSGSHVLNQSLDGPDGDEEGELSPEGHRLLVGSLPAHLSPRLLGGFHCPVCSKFMASDEIEKHLLMCFSKTRLTYNKDILSRDSGECAICLDEMELGETIARLPCLCIYHKRCIDEWFEVNRSCPEHPSD